From Mustela erminea isolate mMusErm1 chromosome 1, mMusErm1.Pri, whole genome shotgun sequence, a single genomic window includes:
- the PIGZ gene encoding GPI mannosyltransferase 4 — MTLRVLWASLSLLRLVWCLLPQTGYVHPDEFFQSPEVMAEDILGVEAARPWEFDPSSSCRTVLFPLLTSGSAFWLLRLWEQWGPRRGPVSGYVLLVGPRLLLTALSFALDVAVYHLAPLWGAERWNALVLLSGSYVTLVFYTRTFSNAIEGLLFAGLLVVVSPRLAWSPTPRKPAPGPWGHSWLLGGIMAAGFFNRPTFLAFALVPLFLWSSRGAAHPGFKSLAKEMLALLPGASLVAAVFVAVDSWYFSSPSRSSTLVLTPANFLYYNLDPQNLARHGTHLRLTHLAVNGFLLFGILHAQALQAAWLQLQACRRAFAQMGFLRALGHRSLLSGPRSCLLLLYFTPLALLSAFSHQEARFLIPLLVPLVLLCSPQTQPVPCKGPLVLFNVLGALFFGCLHQGGLVPGLGHLEQVVHAPASPSLPTHYTLLFTHTYMPPRHLLHLPGLGSPVEVVDLAGTEDWVLCRALNNFTRQPACQVAGGPWLCRLFVVTPGTARPAMEKCHFPLKSETLLFPHLTLEDPPTLSSLLSGAWRNHLSLHILELGEKPGNVTKKPPPMSWP, encoded by the exons ATGACCCTCCGTGTGCTGTGGGCCAGCCTGAGCCTTCTCCGCCTGGTGTGGTGTCTCCTGCCGCAGACAGGCTACGTACACCCAGATGAGTTCTTCCAGTCACCCGAGGTCATGGCAG AGGACATCCTGGGCGTGGAGGCTGCGCGGCCTTGGGAATTTGACCCCAGCAGCTCTTGCCGCACGGTGCTCTTCCCGCTGCTGACCTCCGGCTCCGCCTTTTGGCTGCTCAGGCTCTGGGAGCAGTGGGGGCCGCGGCGGGGCCCGGTGAGTGGCTACGTGCTGCTGGTGGGGCCCCGACTCCTCCTCACCGCCCTCTCCTTTGCCCTGGACGTGGCCGTGTACCACCTGGCCCCTCTATGGGGGGCGGAGCGCTGGAACGCCCTGGTCCTGCTGTCCGGCTCCTACGTCACCCTGGTCTTCTACACGAGGACCTTCTCCAACGCCATCGAGGGACTGCTCTTTGCagggctgctggtggtggtgtCCCCCAGGTTGGCGtggagccccacccccaggaagcCCGCCCCGGGCCCGTGGGGGCACAGCTGGCTGCTGGGGGGCATCATGGCTGCTGGCTTCTTCAACCGGCCCACGTTTCTGGCCTTTGCTCTGGTCCCACTCTTCCTCTGGAGCAGCCGCGGCGCGGCGCACCCCGGCTTCAAGTCGCTGGCGAAGGAAATGCTGGCGCTGCTCCCGGGAGCGAGCCTCGTGGCGGCGGTGTTCGTGGCTGTGGACAGCTGGTATTTCTCCAGTCCCTCTAGATCCAGCACCCTCGTTCTTACGCCTGCCAACTTCTTGTACTACAACCTGGATCCTCAGAACCTGGCAAGGCATGGCACACATTTGCGGCTCACTCACCTGGCCGTCAACGGTTTCCTGCTCTTTGGGATACTGCATGCCCAGGCCCTGCAGGCGGCGTGGCTACAGCTGCAAGCCTGCCGCCGGGCCTTTGCACAGATGGGCTTCCTGAGGGCTCTGGGGCACAGGAGCCTGCTCTCTGGCCCCAGGTCTTGCCTCCTGCTCCTCTACTTCACGCCTCTGGCCCTGCTTTCTGCCTTTAGCCACCAGGAGGCTAGGTTCCTGATCCCCCTCCTAGTCCCCCTAGTCCTGCTTTGTAGTCCACAGACCCAGCCTGTGCCCTGCAAGGGCCCCCTGGTCCTCTTCAATGTCCTGGGCGCCCTCTTCTTTGGCTGCTTGCACCAGGGGGGCCTAGTGCccggcctggggcacctggagcAGGTGGTTCATGCCCCCGCATCCCCCAGCCTACCCACCCACTACACACTCCTCTTCACCCACACCTACATGCCCCCCAGGCACCTTCTCCACCTCCCAGGCCTGGGCTCGCCGGTGGAGGTGGTGGACCTGGCTGGGACTGAGGACTGGGTCCTGTGCCGAGCCCTGAACAACTTCACCAGACAACCAGCCTGCCAGGTGGCTGGTGGGCCGTGGCTCTGCCGCCTCTTTGTGGTGACCCCGGGCACCGCCAGGCCTGCCATGGAGAAGTGCCACTTCCCTCTCAAGAGTGAGACGCTCCTGTTTCCCCACTTGACCCTGGAAGACCCACCAACCCTGTCTTCTCTGCTGAGTGGGGCTTGGAGGAACCATCTCAGCCTTCACATCT